In the genome of Deltaproteobacteria bacterium, the window ATCCGGGCAAAGTCGATATCTTCAAAGGGGAGGTGCTTCATTTTTTTTACCGCCTGTTCGACGGACACCTCTCCATTCTTGACTTGGGTTAAAAGCTCTTTTAGATGGTCCGGATTCATAATTCCTCCCTGATGATTTTCAAAGCCTTTGGGCCACCAATTCGACGGTTTGAATTGATTTGATTTTAATGGCCGTTTTTTATAGAATACAAGGGTTCCCTCATTCTGTCAAATGGATCGTCTTTATGAAAAAACACCTGTCTTGGATAGAAATCAGCCTGACGGTTTCTCCGGAATTAAACGAGAGCTGCAGTTCTATTATTTTTGAAGAAACCGGCCAGGGTTCTTTTACAACGGAAATGGTCGGCCCGGACCAGGCATCCTCTCCCATCAAGGCCTATTTACCTAAGGATGAATCCTTCCGGGAAAATCTGTTAAAAATAAAAAAACGGATTGACGCCCTCTACACCTATTTCCCGGACTTCCCTCCCCCCTGCTGGGATCTGCGGCTGATTTTTGAAGAAAATTGGCAGGAAAACTGGAAACGATTCTTTAAGCCCCTTCGGGTATGCTCCAGGATTATCGTCTGCCCGACCTGGGAAGATTATGAAAAACAACCCGATGAGACCGTCTTGAGACTGGATCCGGGTCAGGCCTTTGGCACAGGCGGGCACACCAGCACCCGCCTTTGTCTGAAGGCCATAGAATCATTGGCAGAAGATCCTCTCCAAAGGGACTTTCTTTTTTCGCGGGTCCTGGATGCAGGAACCGGAAGCGGCATCCTGGCCTTGGCAGCGGCTTCTTTCGGGGCCGGATCGGTATTGGCCATTGATAATGATCCCTTGGCCGTAGAGGCCACCAAGGCCCATGTCAGTCTAAATGGATTAACGGCCATAATCCAGGTGGAATCAGCTACCCCGGAGGAAATTACTGGCCCTTTCTCCTTGATACTGGCCAACCTGACTCTAAATGAGCTGATCCCCCTGGCCCAGACGTTCAAACAATTGTTGTCCCCAAAGGGGGTCCTGGTGACTTCGGGTATCCTTGACTCTCAGGCCAGATCCCTGATAAGCTCATTTGTGAAAAACAAATTGGCCTTCCTTGGGTCGCACTTTGAAGAGGAATGGGCCTGTATCCTTTTCCAGGCAAGGCCCTAAAAGCTTCTTTTGCCATGCGCCGTTTTCATATCCCTTCCGAACAACTCCATGGCCCGCAGCCCTTTTTAGGCGGAGACGAAGCCAGACACCTCCTGCAGGTCCTCCGAATGAAAGTCGGGGATCAGGTGATTCTTTTTGACAATTCCAACCAGGAATACCAGGTTCGGATCCAATCCATTTCCGGAAACCAGGTCTATTTTGAAATTGAGGATCACCAGACTATAATAAGAGAATCCGCTCTCAAGATAACGATAGGAATCCCGTTGATCCGGCCTCAACCCTTTGAATGGATTTTGCAAAAAGGAACGGAATTAGGGGTCTCGGCC includes:
- the prmA gene encoding 50S ribosomal protein L11 methyltransferase — encoded protein: MKKHLSWIEISLTVSPELNESCSSIIFEETGQGSFTTEMVGPDQASSPIKAYLPKDESFRENLLKIKKRIDALYTYFPDFPPPCWDLRLIFEENWQENWKRFFKPLRVCSRIIVCPTWEDYEKQPDETVLRLDPGQAFGTGGHTSTRLCLKAIESLAEDPLQRDFLFSRVLDAGTGSGILALAAASFGAGSVLAIDNDPLAVEATKAHVSLNGLTAIIQVESATPEEITGPFSLILANLTLNELIPLAQTFKQLLSPKGVLVTSGILDSQARSLISSFVKNKLAFLGSHFEEEWACILFQARP